TGTTTAAAAAGTCATTGCTATCTCCTTTTTCTTGCCCCTTCTAAAGGAAATATATTTCTTGGTCTGTAGAGTGCGCACTAGCTCTGGTATGTTTATGAAGAGAGGAGTGAATGAGGTCATCAAAGATATAGAGGAGAGAATTGCAGATTTCACTCATATACCTGTAGGTACTGTCCTTTAAACTTATATTTATACTTTTGAAGGTTGTTAAAATTACTCCATCACACAGATGAAAAATAGCAGTACCAAGTCTGAATTGGGGGCCATTTGTAGTTTGTTACATGCTTGTTGATTTGTCCCTCTCCTCCGTACTACTCCTTGAGGGTGAATATATATAACTGCACTTGGTTGTTTCCGGCATTTTTGTGCGAGCTGGTGGTACACCAGTTTTTACGAGCAGTTACTATTACTTCTAAAATAAGAGCTTCAACCTGGACTATCCTGTTCCCCTGAAATGACAATGGCACTTGGCATTTACTTGCTATTACTTCTGACGTTGTCATGTTAATTTGCCATATCAGAAGATgttgatggaaaatcaacctgccTTGCACAGATTTATCTCTAAGATGATTTTCGGGACCTTTTGTACATGATTACTGCGTGTAATCATAGTGGGAGGTGTCTATCTACTTTCTGACAACATAATGATTTTCTAAGAAGTGGTTGAATCCCACATAAAAGTTGGATAAGTAACTATTTGATTCATGGTGAACCAGTTGGCTGCAAACAACTGATTGAATCCTTCTTAAAAGATTCACCATTTGATATCTTGCATTCTCTGGTTTTGTTTTTCATACAACCGTAAGGCCGAGTTTTGTAGTGCAATTTTCTGCCGATTGGTTAGCTGTATAGTTCTATGTTATTGGTCCCTGTATTCACTAGAAACTATCACCATGCATGTGTGACATTTCAAATTCAGACTAAGTACTACCATATAAGCTATATACACTCCCCAAATACATATCAGCGGTTCAAGTTGTGTTGCTCTTGAAATCTTTATGCATGTTTTTACTTTCTGGTTGGGTTCCTTAAGTCTGCATTTCATTTTTATTTCGGTTACATATATTATCTTTCCTTAAAATTAACATTATAATATCCAGAGCATGGAGAAGGGCTTCAAATTCTCCATTACGAAGTTGGACAAAAATATGAACCTCACTATGATTACTTCGAGGATGAGTTTAATACGAAGAAGCATGGAGGTCAACGCATAGCTACATTACTGATGTATCTGTAAGAGCCATGTGCCATGATCCCTCCATATGCGTTTCTGTTTTTCTCACACTTGCATGGCTTCGTAAGTTCTTCTGTTCTCATATGCTGTTGTTACAGATCAGATGTTGAAGAAGGAGGTGAGACAGTTTTTCCCAGGGCAAAGGGAAATGTCAGTTATCCCCCATGGGAGGATGAGTCAGTGGAATGCGGTAAAAAGGGCCTAGCTGTTAAACCTAAAAAGGGTGATGCATTATTGTTCTGGAGCTTGAAGCCTGATGCCACTAAAGATCTGTCAAGTTTGCATGGTAAGTTGTTATTACTTGTTCCCTTGAAGGCTTACACCGTCGAAATGATAAAGTTAACATTCTGCATAGTGCATAATATGTACCTCACTTTAACTGTTTCATCCAGGTGGTTGTCCTGTAATTAAAGGCAACAAGTGGTCATCTACAAAGTGGATGCATGTTGGCGAATTTCCTTAGCTAGAGGTAACTCTTTTAACTCCAAGTATAGATCGGCGCCTAGATTGATATGcattgtctgtgttatttacagCTTAAGTTCATTTTACCTTTAACCTATATTTCTGTAATTGCAGATTTTGAAGACTATGATAGGCTGTTGTAATGTGTATTAACAAATATAAAGCATCAACACAAGGCGAATTCTTAGTGAAAAGCATTAATCTACTGATCAACTTTCCGAACAAAGAAGATTTACAAAAATTCCTTAA
This is a stretch of genomic DNA from Papaver somniferum cultivar HN1 chromosome 1, ASM357369v1, whole genome shotgun sequence. It encodes these proteins:
- the LOC113291476 gene encoding probable prolyl 4-hydroxylase 10 translates to MHMAPGLMSKERRNSRITYMNKKSLSLTPILAMLLFLSFLIFILLFLGILSLPITSDGFPKAYDLTSFVRGGRRSTIEILRSKNDRGEQWMEVISWEPRAFIYHNFLSSKECDYLISIGEPRMKKSTVIDVKTGGSTASKVRTSSGMFMKRGVNEVIKDIEERIADFTHIPVEHGEGLQILHYEVGQKYEPHYDYFEDEFNTKKHGGQRIATLLMYLSDVEEGGETVFPRAKGNVSYPPWEDESVECGKKGLAVKPKKGDALLFWSLKPDATKDLSSLHGGCPVIKGNKWSSTKWMHVGEFP